One genomic segment of Clostridium estertheticum subsp. estertheticum includes these proteins:
- the alr gene encoding alanine racemase — MFKHLRPAWAEVDLDKLAHNMREIRRVTKSKKIMAVVKADAYGHGAVDVAPVLLENGADSLAVAMLSEAMELRRSGIECPIMILGFTPPELIDNLLKYNIEQTVFSYEFAKQLSKMAQDENKIARIHIALDTGMGRIGFLPSDESVQEVYKISLLPNVIIEGIFCHFSTADEKDKTYTNIQVKKFDEFYQKLEAKKVYINTRHIANSAAIIDLPKIHYEAVRPGIIIYGYYPSDEVNKEKLDLLPAMTLKTNVVHIKTLPPGECVGYGREYKTDKESVIATLPIGYADGYTRLLFQKAKVIIKGKFAPVIGKICMDQCMIDITRINGVKVGDEVILIGEDENNKFNADVVGGLIGTISYEIVCMIGKRVPRVYIKEGEVVKIKEYV; from the coding sequence ATGTTTAAACATTTAAGACCTGCATGGGCTGAGGTTGATTTAGATAAACTAGCACATAATATGCGTGAGATTAGACGAGTAACGAAAAGTAAAAAAATTATGGCAGTTGTAAAGGCAGATGCTTATGGGCATGGAGCTGTAGATGTAGCTCCAGTACTACTTGAAAATGGTGCAGATAGTTTAGCCGTTGCAATGTTAAGTGAAGCAATGGAACTCAGGCGATCGGGCATAGAATGTCCAATAATGATATTAGGGTTTACACCACCGGAACTTATAGATAATTTGTTGAAGTATAATATTGAACAAACTGTATTTTCATATGAATTTGCAAAACAATTATCAAAGATGGCCCAAGATGAAAATAAAATAGCAAGAATACACATAGCTTTAGACACAGGGATGGGTAGAATAGGTTTTTTACCAAGTGATGAAAGTGTACAAGAAGTATATAAGATAAGTTTATTACCTAACGTAATCATAGAAGGGATTTTTTGTCACTTCTCAACTGCAGATGAAAAAGATAAGACATATACTAATATTCAAGTGAAAAAATTTGATGAGTTTTATCAAAAATTAGAAGCAAAAAAAGTTTACATAAACACAAGACATATTGCCAATAGTGCGGCTATCATAGATTTACCAAAAATCCATTATGAGGCAGTACGACCAGGAATAATAATTTATGGTTATTATCCGTCGGATGAGGTAAATAAGGAAAAACTAGATTTATTACCGGCCATGACTTTAAAAACAAATGTTGTACATATAAAAACGTTGCCACCTGGAGAATGTGTTGGTTACGGAAGAGAATATAAAACAGATAAAGAAAGTGTTATAGCAACACTTCCAATTGGTTATGCTGATGGGTATACACGGCTTTTATTTCAAAAGGCAAAGGTTATTATAAAAGGTAAATTTGCTCCAGTTATAGGGAAAATTTGTATGGATCAGTGTATGATTGATATTACAAGGATCAATGGAGTAAAAGTTGGGGACGAGGTTATACTAATAGGCGAAGATGAAAATAATAAATTTAATGCAGACGTTGTCGGTGGACTAATAGGTACTATTAGTTACGAGATAGTTTGTATGATTGGCAAAAGAGTTCCGAGAGTATACATTAAGGAAGGCGAAGTTGTAAAGATAAAAGAGTATGTATAA
- a CDS encoding germination lipoprotein GerS-related protein: MKKVSLLFLSLLFILSSVIFTSCDKTPKDTNDITTFLKNMDSYTTNMNMDIKNDKQTINYKAKQSYLKGGGYKLELNKNRVFIYKSDDKIYIKDKNNGRSYVQSKSFDEVLKLSFIGEYIGLLYTNEEIKYVTKNVNNIEYTVINLFIPGNNKNINNALLYVNNKSMLPEKMIIYDNSGKEKINITYTNFIANLKIEPKEFNVP, encoded by the coding sequence ATGAAAAAAGTATCGTTATTATTTTTAAGTCTTTTGTTCATTTTAAGTTCGGTGATATTTACTTCTTGTGATAAAACCCCAAAGGATACTAATGATATTACAACCTTTTTAAAAAACATGGATAGCTATACTACAAATATGAACATGGACATAAAGAATGATAAACAGACAATTAACTATAAGGCAAAACAATCATATTTAAAGGGAGGCGGATATAAACTAGAGTTAAACAAAAACAGAGTGTTCATATATAAATCAGATGATAAAATTTATATTAAAGATAAAAATAATGGAAGGTCATATGTACAAAGCAAAAGCTTTGATGAAGTACTTAAACTAAGTTTTATAGGTGAATACATAGGATTATTGTATACTAATGAGGAAATAAAATATGTTACTAAGAATGTTAATAATATTGAATACACAGTAATTAATTTATTTATACCTGGTAATAATAAAAATATTAATAATGCACTTTTATATGTTAATAATAAAAGCATGTTGCCAGAAAAAATGATTATTTACGATAATAGTGGTAAAGAAAAAATTAATATAACATATACTAATTTTATTGCCAATTTAAAGATTGAACCTAAAGAGTTTAATGTTCCATAA
- the acpS gene encoding holo-ACP synthase yields the protein MILGVGTDIVEIRRIKHAMESNNKFLEKIFTSTELEYLKSRNLRAEYVAGRFAAKEAVAKALGTGFMGFDFKDIEVDRTTLGKPVVILKGKAKLIAKKEGQYIIHLSISHGEESAIAYAILEVEKKNEEVVEIAKLSDPL from the coding sequence ATGATTCTAGGTGTAGGTACGGATATAGTTGAAATCAGACGAATAAAACATGCAATGGAAAGCAACAATAAGTTTTTAGAAAAAATTTTTACAAGTACGGAACTAGAATATCTTAAAAGTAGAAATTTAAGGGCTGAATATGTAGCTGGGAGATTTGCTGCAAAAGAAGCTGTAGCAAAAGCTTTAGGGACAGGCTTTATGGGGTTTGATTTTAAAGACATTGAAGTTGATCGAACAACCCTTGGAAAGCCAGTAGTAATTTTAAAAGGAAAAGCAAAGTTAATAGCTAAAAAAGAAGGTCAATATATTATTCATCTTAGCATATCTCATGGGGAAGAAAGTGCAATTGCTTATGCTATATTAGAAGTTGAAAAGAAAAATGAAGAAGTTGTGGAAATAGCAAAGCTATCTGATCCATTATAA
- a CDS encoding DUF6514 family protein encodes MVIIENLYIEITDGEVNYNYAYRLVKSHMSVSMYGKLTEIQAYGIEIERQDIINGTVVRIQRDCVQNISPQRYKVKDLLKILYDNTVSPIHMIDILGEYIDEYTSDFDEVLASIASC; translated from the coding sequence ATGGTAATTATAGAGAATTTGTATATAGAAATAACAGATGGTGAAGTGAATTATAATTATGCTTACAGATTGGTAAAAAGTCACATGTCTGTATCAATGTATGGTAAGCTTACTGAAATACAAGCTTATGGTATTGAAATAGAAAGGCAAGATATTATCAATGGTACAGTTGTAAGAATACAAAGAGATTGTGTACAAAATATAAGTCCACAAAGGTATAAAGTTAAAGATCTTTTGAAAATATTATATGATAATACAGTATCACCTATTCATATGATTGACATATTGGGTGAGTATATTGATGAGTATACTAGTGATTTTGATGAAGTGTTAGCAAGTATAGCTTCTTGTTAA
- a CDS encoding N-acetylmuramoyl-L-alanine amidase family protein, whose product MIKIKKILLAFMCLVIIGGVLYKVNYVKKEHEKSVQAIKTNEQDKKLNKIANEKLLAKTKGVKEAEAVKDAKALLKINKDKEFLKKHKDLAKVVVIDPGHASITSLEQEKQAPGSTIMKIKEPGGAQGINTKTPEYVVNMAVAVRLKVLLIKKGYTVIMTKTENKQMLGNIARAQVGNDSKANLVIRIHADSNDNSSVSGASMLVPTDTENTDPIYKVSKQYGQVVFRNLINNVGMNDRGVVERDDMTGFNWSKVPVILVEMGFLSNTSEERLLITEAYQDKLAKGLAEGIDAALK is encoded by the coding sequence ATGATTAAAATTAAAAAAATATTATTAGCTTTTATGTGTCTTGTTATTATAGGTGGAGTATTATATAAAGTAAATTATGTAAAAAAGGAACATGAAAAATCGGTACAAGCCATAAAGACAAATGAGCAAGATAAAAAGTTGAATAAGATTGCTAATGAAAAGTTACTAGCGAAAACAAAAGGAGTAAAAGAAGCAGAGGCAGTGAAAGATGCAAAGGCACTGCTTAAAATTAACAAAGATAAAGAATTTTTAAAAAAGCATAAAGATTTGGCGAAGGTAGTTGTTATAGACCCAGGACATGCAAGCATTACTAGCCTCGAGCAAGAAAAGCAAGCTCCAGGTTCAACTATAATGAAAATAAAGGAGCCAGGTGGAGCTCAAGGAATTAATACAAAAACGCCTGAGTATGTGGTTAATATGGCGGTAGCAGTTAGACTAAAAGTTTTGCTTATTAAAAAAGGATATACTGTAATAATGACAAAGACAGAGAATAAACAAATGCTTGGGAATATTGCAAGGGCTCAGGTCGGAAACGATTCTAAGGCAAATTTAGTTATACGAATTCATGCAGATTCAAATGATAATTCATCTGTTAGTGGAGCGTCAATGCTTGTACCTACAGATACTGAAAATACAGATCCAATATATAAGGTGAGTAAACAATATGGACAAGTAGTTTTTAGAAATCTTATTAATAATGTAGGCATGAATGATAGAGGCGTTGTTGAAAGAGATGATATGACAGGATTTAATTGGTCTAAGGTTCCTGTTATTTTAGTGGAGATGGGTTTCTTATCGAATACTAGTGAAGAAAGGCTTCTTATAACTGAAGCTTACCAAGATAAGTTAGCGAAGGGTTTGGCAGAGGGTATTGATGCGGCGTTAAAGTAA
- the yidA gene encoding sugar-phosphatase, translated as MYKLIAIDMDGTLLNSEKKISPANFNAIQQAKDIGVKVVLASGRPLIGFKRYLEELNLVSEDNYAVAFNGALVQNCEGNEIISKTTLTLEDYKYIYSLSKKLNVNIHALTEDSVISPKDTTFTRHEAEMNHIPNDIIAVDDVPASTTIVKVMFVDKPEVIEEVMGKIPEEVSDKYTVVRSAAFYLEFLPKSVNKGAGVAALAEKLNIKQEEVICIGDAGNDIHMIKYAGLGVAMGNAYPEVKRVANFITKTNDQDGVAFIINKFILNPPEEFAV; from the coding sequence ATGTATAAATTAATAGCAATAGACATGGATGGAACCTTATTAAATAGCGAAAAGAAAATTTCACCAGCTAATTTTAATGCAATACAACAAGCAAAAGATATTGGAGTTAAGGTTGTACTGGCATCAGGAAGGCCTCTAATTGGGTTTAAAAGATATCTAGAAGAACTTAATTTAGTTTCAGAGGATAATTATGCAGTAGCATTTAATGGAGCACTTGTCCAGAACTGTGAAGGTAATGAGATAATATCTAAAACAACATTAACTCTTGAGGATTATAAATATATATATAGTTTAAGCAAAAAGCTAAATGTTAATATACATGCATTAACGGAAGATTCAGTAATTTCTCCCAAAGATACGACATTCACTAGGCACGAAGCAGAAATGAATCATATTCCTAATGATATAATTGCTGTAGACGATGTACCTGCAAGTACTACTATAGTTAAGGTTATGTTTGTAGACAAGCCAGAAGTTATAGAAGAGGTAATGGGAAAAATTCCAGAAGAAGTAAGTGATAAATATACAGTAGTTAGAAGTGCAGCTTTCTACTTAGAATTTCTCCCTAAATCAGTTAATAAAGGTGCAGGAGTAGCAGCACTTGCTGAAAAATTAAATATTAAACAAGAAGAAGTTATATGCATAGGGGACGCAGGAAATGATATCCATATGATTAAATATGCTGGACTTGGAGTTGCTATGGGAAATGCATATCCAGAGGTTAAAAGAGTTGCTAATTTTATTACTAAGACTAATGATCAAGATGGTGTAGCATTTATTATTAACAAATTCATTTTGAATCCACCAGAAGAGTTTGCGGTATAA